A single Mixta calida DNA region contains:
- a CDS encoding gp53-like domain-containing protein encodes MQDLPSRALPVYQVVASTVFIWRSEYNVGLGEAAKLPAPTAALTGAGWLNIPLSNGAAIMIQWGRFTSLTSGMEVTVDLPVAFPNNIFSAVATHDNSGHFARPTIYSITVLSRTQVKASATMLDAATVGGNVTRGANGSACYGRYILIGN; translated from the coding sequence AGCGTCAACGGTTTTTATTTGGCGATCGGAATATAACGTTGGTTTGGGCGAGGCGGCAAAACTGCCAGCGCCGACGGCTGCACTTACTGGTGCTGGATGGTTAAATATTCCACTCAGTAATGGCGCCGCCATCATGATTCAGTGGGGTAGGTTTACCTCATTGACTTCAGGGATGGAAGTCACTGTCGATCTTCCCGTAGCGTTTCCAAATAATATTTTCTCTGCTGTCGCTACTCATGATAATTCCGGGCACTTTGCCCGGCCAACCATTTATTCAATCACGGTATTAAGCCGTACCCAGGTCAAAGCATCAGCCACCATGTTGGACGCGGCAACAGTAGGTGGGAATGTGACACGGGGCGCTAACGGATCAGCATGTTATGGGCGCTATATTTTAATTGGCAATTAA